From the genome of Seriola aureovittata isolate HTS-2021-v1 ecotype China chromosome 6, ASM2101889v1, whole genome shotgun sequence, one region includes:
- the jak3 gene encoding tyrosine-protein kinase JAK2, whose protein sequence is MDLSEEESAPLVIRDRGGSQKSSSSTGPSLQVHLYFVPTTNEETTIHMSSGQISAENVCVQAGKKCGILPVYLSLFGLASSDLSYWYPPSHVFNTDENLQVHFRVRFFFANWFGQGPRTSYRYCLTRDGISPVLDYSVIDYLFAQLRSDFIASEAGVSPPLSTQEECLGLAVLDLWRLAKERHQSVRELCKTVSYKSCLPKSHRHEIQKRNRLDRYRIRNTLKRFLQRLGNSSVDECSLKLKYLIELAGIEPSLGSETFNVDPLASHSKSAISLIRVSGETGIQTSGSCHSDSSMEWQTFCDFQEIIDISIKRVCHEQVPQDSRMVTITRKDDRCLEAKFPGLKEALSFVSLVDGYFRLTTDSSHYFCQDIAPPSILEGIKNHCHGPITSEIAVHKLKKSGFKGGTFLVRQSTKNYDSFFLTVCVQTPLGLDYKDCLIIKNEHYSLPGVQKSFSSLRKLTSYYQHTKLLLSEVPVMLARCCPPRPKELTNLIIIRSSNSVEAHGSPTPERNKFSHIQFHMIKYTDLKCEESLGQGSFTRIFKGYKTDIHDGEKHVTEVLLKELDVAHKNCWESFFEAASLMSQISHKHLLLVYGISVQGVKNIMVQEFVKYGALDLYLKRGRSVSVSWKLDVAKQLASALNFLEEKNIVHGNICAKNLLLAREGNPSQGSSPFIKLSDPGISVAMLGKDVILDRIPWVAPEVLEFPDKLTLECDKWSFGATVWEIFNNGDAPLRGWDLQQKRRFYERFQQLPSSQWTELADLISQCMDYQAAFRPSCRSIIRQLNSLITSDYVILHATEPVTQSPVWRALSPQHDQTLFEERHLRYITPLGKGNFGSVELCRYDPLGDNTGELVAVKKLQPNKQSTQDDFQKEVNTLSVLHCDYIVKYRGVCYSMGRLSMSLVMEYLPYGSLIGYLENNRHNVNTRRMLLFASQICKGMEYLQTLRYVHRDLAARNILVASESLVKIADFGLTKIIPLDKEYYRVTQPGESPIFWYAPESINESKFSHKSDVWSFGVVLHELFSYCDMNCNPKRLCMQEIGHHVQGPSISMHLANILKNNWRLPAPTHCPPKVYSLMKQCWAHNFDERPCFSSLGNQIETIMQDDRENPKG, encoded by the exons ATGGATCTCAGTGAGGAGGAGTCAGCCCCTCTGGTAATCAGAGACCGGGGAGGCAGCCAGAAGTCCAGTTCAAGCACTGGCCCCAGTTTACAAGTACACCTCTATTTCGTCCCTACCACAAATGAGGAAACAACAATACACATGTCGTCTGGCCAGATCTCTGCTGAAAATGTCTGCGTCcaagcaggaaaaaaatgtg GAATCTTACCAGTTTACCTAAGCCTTTTTGGGCTGGCATCTTCTGATCTCTCATATTGGTATCCTCCATCACACGTGTTCAACACAGATGAAAACTTGCAAGTCCACTTTAGAGTCAG GTTTTTCTTTGCTAATTGGTTTGGACAAGGACCAAGAACATCGTACCGCTACTGTCTGACCAGAGACGGAATTAGTCCAGTGCTTGACTACAGTGTCATTGATTATCTCTTTGCTCAG TTGCGAAGTGACTTCATTGCTAGTGAGGCAGGAGTTTCGCCACCTTTAAGCACTCAAGAGGAATGCCTGGGCCTTGCAGTACTGGACTTGTGGAGATTAGCTAAAGAGCGCCATCAGAGTGTTAGAGAACTCTGCAAGACTGTAAG CTACAAATCGTGCCTACCGAAGTCACATCGCCACGAAATCCAAAAACGTAACCGCCTGGATCGTTATCGAATCCGAAATACCCTCAAGCGTTTCTTACAGAGGCTTGGAAACTCCTCTGTGGATGAGTGCAGCTTGAAACTCAAGTACCTGATTGAACTGGCTGGCATTGAGCCTTCCCTGGGAAGCGAAACCTTCAACGTGGATCCTTTGGCCTCGCATTCAAAGTCAGCTATCAGTCTCATTCGGGTGTCTGGGGAAACTGGAATTCAAACCAGTGGAAGTTGCCATTCTGATAGTTCCATG GAGTGGCAGACCTTCTGCGATTTCCAAGAAATCATTGACATCAGTATAAAGAGAGTGTGTCATGAGCAGGTTCCCCAAGACAGCAGGATGGTGACAATAACCCGCAAAGATGACAGATGCTTG GAAGCCAAGTTCCCGGGTCTCAAAGAAGCTCTTTCGTTTGTGTCACTTGTTGATGGCTACTTCAGACTGACAACAGACTCTAGCCACTACTTCTGTCAGGACATTGCACCCCCAAGTATTCTGGAGGGCATAAAAAACCATTGTCACGGCCCAATCAC ATCTGAGATTGCAGTCCACAAATTGAAAAAATCCGGATTTAAAGGTGGTACGTTCCTTGTCCGGCAGAGTACAAAGAACTATGACAGCTTCTTCCTCACCGTGTGTGTTCAG ACCCCACTTGGACTTGATTATAAAGACTGCCTCATTATTAAGAATGAGCACTACAGTCTTCCTGGTGTCCAGAAATCGTTTTCCAGCTTGAGAAAGCTCACCAGCTATTACCAACACAccaagctgctgctgtctgaagtACCTGTAATGTTGGCTCGCTGCTGTCCACCTCGACCCAAAG AGCTCACAAATCTCATCATCATACGCAGCAGCAACTCTGTAGAAGCTCACGGGTCTCCAACACCTGAAAGGAACAAATTCAGTCACATCCAGTTCCACATGATCAAATATACAGACCtgaaatgt GAGGAAAGCCTTGGACAGGGATCCTTCACACGCATTTTTAAAGGCTacaaaacagacattcatgatgGGGAGAAACATGTGACAGAAGTCCTACTGAAAGAGCTTGATGTTGCTCATAAGAATTGCTGGGAG tcatTCTTTGAAGCTGCCAGTTTGATGAGTCAGatctcacacaaacacctcCTCCTTGTTTATGGTATTAGTGTTCAAGGAGTGAAAA ACATCATGGTGCAGGAGTTTGTCAAGTATGGGGCCCTCGACCTTTACTTGAAGAGAGGGAGATCTGTGTCAGTGAGCTGGAAACTTGATGTAGCCAAACAGCTCGCATCTGCCCTCAACTTTCTG gaagagaaaaacattgttCATGGAAACATCTGTGCCAAAAATCTACTGCTGGCCAGAGAAGGGAACCCATCGCAGGGCAGCTCTCCTTTCATCAAGCTCAGCGACCCAGGCATCAGTGTGGCCATGCTGGGCAAAGATG tTATCCTGGACAGAATCCCCTGGGTGGCCCCTGAGGTGCTGGAGTTCCCAGACAAGCTGACCCTGGAGTGTGATAAGTGGAGCTTTGGCGCCACTGTGTGGGAAATCTTCAACAATGGGGATGCTCCGCTGCGGGGCTGGGACCTGCAACAG AAGCGGAGGTTTTATGAGCGGTTCCAGCAGCTGCCTTCCTCCCAGTGGACGGAGCTAGCCGATCTGATCAGTCAGTGTATGGACTACCAGGCAGCCTTCAGACCATCTTGTCGCAGTATCATCCGTCAACTCAACAGTCTGATCACTTCAG ACTATGTAATACTGCACGCCACTGAGCCCGTCACACAGAGCCCTGTGTGGAGAGCCCTCAGCCCTCAACACGACCAGACACTGTTTGAGGAGCGACACCTTCGCTACATCACCCCTCTGGGAAAA GGAAACTTTGGCAGCGTTGAACTTTGTCGTTATGACCCATTGGGTGATAACACTGGCGAGCTGGTTGCTGTGAAGAAGTTGCAACCCAACAAGCAGTCAACCCAGGACGACTTCCAGAAAGAGGTCAACACCCTCAGCGTTTTGCACTGCGACTACATTGTCAAATACAGAGGAGTCTGCTACAGCATGG GTCGCCTCAGTATGAGCTTGGTGATGGAGTACCTGCCCTATGGCAGCCTTATCGGCTACTTGGAGAATAACCGGCACAATGTCAACACCAGGCGAATGCTGCTCTTTGCTTCTCAGATCTGTAAG ggGATGGAGTACCTGCAGACCCTGCGTTATGTGCACCGAGACCTCGCAGCCAGAAATATCCTTGTGGCCAGTGAGTCGCTAGTGAAAATCGCTGATTTTGGGCTGACCAAGATTATTCCTCTTGACAAGGAGTACTACAGAGTCACACAGCCTGGAGAGAGCCCCATCTTCTG GTACGCCCCAGAGTCCATCAACGAGTCCAAATTCTCCCACAAATCAGATGTCTGGAGTTTCGGAGTTGTTCTTCATGAGCTCTTCTCCTACTGCGACATGAACTGCAACCCAAAGAGA CTGTGCATGCAGGAGATTGGACACCACGTGCAGGGTCCATCCATTTCAATGCATCTTGCAAATATTCTAAAGAATAACTGGAGGTTGCCGGCTCCGACACACTGCCCACCAAAG GTGTACAGTTTGATGAAGCAGTGCTGGGCGCACAACTTCGACGAGCGGCCGTGCTTCTCCAGCCTGGGAAACCAAATTGAAACGATCATGCAGGATGACAGAGAAAACCCTAAAGGCTGA
- the LOC130170371 gene encoding N-acetyllactosaminide beta-1,3-N-acetylglucosaminyltransferase 3-like, with protein MTRLISLFRVSSMKNNKIIIFLVTIFLLLVLHLYKDFIETKPINLQTDVKEENRQTRQRTKKKSNLYSWPKCQQNISADSIPGFSSLPGNVKDFLYYRHCRHFPMLLDFPDKCGGADKSAEVFLLLVIKSSPTNYDRREVLRKTWAQERLHNGVWIRRIFISGTMNSGFEKERLNKLLELEQREYSDILQWDFSDTFYNLTLKQILFLEWMERNCPKARFLLNGDDDVFANTDSMIEYLQSLEDNNGSKHLFTGHLIQNVGPIRSSGSKYFIPVQVQESDSYPPYCGGGGFLLSGHTAMVIYNMSQSTTILPIDDVYMGICLAKARLGPSSHMGVKTAGLYIPSSKLDEYNPCYYKDILLVHRFLPPQMYLMWKRIHDPKLRCGHQNK; from the coding sequence GGTCTCaagcatgaaaaacaacaaaataataatattcttGGTaacaatatttttgttgttggtcCTCCATCTCTATAAAGATTTTATTGAGACCAAACCCATCAACCTCCAGACAGATGTGAAAGAGGAGAACCGTCAAACAAGGCAACGCACCAAAAAGAAGTCCAATCTTTACTCCTGgccaaaatgtcaacaaaatatttCAGCTGACAGCATCCCAGGCTTCAGCTCTCTTCCTGGTAATGTAAAAGATTTTCTCTACTATCGTCACTGTCGCCATTTTCCCATGCTACTGGATTTTCCTGACAAATGTGGAGGAGCTGAtaaatcagcagaagtcttcCTTCTACTGGTCATCAAAAGCTCCCCCACGAACTATGACCGCCGAGAGGTGCTGCGCAAAACCTGGGCTCAAGAGAGGCTACACAATGGTGTGTGGATCCGGAGGATCTTCATCTCAGGAACGATgaattctggttttgagaaagaaagactgaaCAAACTACTTGAACTGGAGCAACGTGAGTACAGCGACATCCTCCAATGGGACTTTAGCGACACCTTCTACAACCTCACCTTGAAGCAAATACTCTTCCTGGAATGGATGGAAAGAAACTGTCCCAAAGCTCGCTTCCTGCTAaacggtgatgatgatgtttttgccaACACAGACAGCATGATCGAGTATCTCCAAAGCCTCGAGGACAATAATGGAAGCAAGCACCTCTTTACCGGCCATTTGATCCAGAATGTCGGGCCCATTAGATCATCAGGCAGCAAGTATTTTATCCCAGTACAGGTACAAGAGTCAGATTCATACCCCCCCTACTGTGGTGGCGGGGGCTTCCTGCTGTCTGGCCATACAGCTATGGTCATATACAATATGTCCCAGTCCACTACCATTCTTCCCATTGACGATGTTTATATGGGGATTTGTCTGGCTAAGGCAAGACTAGGTCCTTCTTCCCATATGGGTGTGAAGACCGCAGGACTGTACATCCCCTCCAGCAAACTAGATGAGTATAACCCTTGCTATTATAAAGACATTCTATTGGTACACAGATTCCTTCCACCTCAAATGTATCTTATGTGGAAGAGAATACATGATCCCAAGCTGCGATGTGGTCaccaaaataaatga